Below is a window of Ovis aries strain OAR_USU_Benz2616 breed Rambouillet chromosome 20, ARS-UI_Ramb_v3.0, whole genome shotgun sequence DNA.
cagatttaacatcagtccttccaatgaacacccaggactgatttcctttagaatggactgattggatttccttgcagtccaagggactctcaagtcttctccaacatcgcagttcaaaagcatcaattctttggcgctcagccttcttcacaggccaactctcacatccatacatgaccacaggaaaaaccatagccttaactagatggaccttagttggcaaagtaatgtctctgctttagaatatgctatctaggttggtcataacttttcttccaaggagtaagctgcttttaatttcatggctgcaatcaccatctgcagtgattttgaagcccccccccacccccaaaagtctgacactgtttccactgtttccccatctatttgccatgaagtgatgggaccagatgccatgatcttagtttttgaatgttgagttttaagccagctttttcactctcctctttaactttcatcaagaggctttttcgttcctcttcaatttctaccataaaggtggtgtcatctgcatgtctgaggttattgatatttctggcaatcttgattccaccttgtgcttcttccagcccagcgtttctcatgatgtactctgcacagaagttaaataagcagggtgacaatatacagccttgacgtactccttgtcctatttggaaccagtctgtttttccatgtccagtcctaactgttgcttcctgacctgcatacaggtttctcaagaggcaggtcaggtggtctggtattcccatctctttcagaattttccacagtttattgtgatccacacagtcaaaggctttggcatagtcaataaagcagaaataaatatttctctggaactgtctttatttttccgagatccagtggatgttggtgtACTGAAGGagggactccccaggtcggtaggtgcccaatatgctactggagatcagtggagaaataactccagaaagaatgaaggatggagccaaagcaaaaacaatacccagttgtggatgtgactggtgatagaaacaaggtccaatgttgtaaatagcaatattgcataggaacctggaatgttaggttcatgaatcaaggcaaattggaagtgctccaactggagatggcaagagtaaacgttgacgttctaggaatcagcgaactaaaatggactggaatgggtgaatttaacacaggtgaccattatatctactactgtgggcaggaatccctttgagaaaatggagtagccatcatggtcaataaaagagtccgaaatgcagtacttggatgcaatctcaaaaacgacagaatgatctctgttcattttcaagttcACTCCTTAATAGTTTCTAAAAGGTGTTATGTCTTTCCAGGTGTCTTTAGTCTCCCCTTTCCCAATATCTTAGAGATATTATCAGATCACAACCTATATGGGTGTAAAATCTGAAACTTTTATATATCATTAATATACATTGCACTGTAATTCTAGGGATTCCTTTCTCCTATGGCCACAGCTGTCACTCCAAGCAAAAAGTTGATACTGGTACATGATGGCTTGGAATGAACTGCAAGAGTCCATCCAGTGACTGCCAAGGGAAAGCCATTTAGGTCTTATGGGGCAGTTAGAGAAGGGTGGGTTCGGGGGCCTGGTTTGGCAGTTACAATAAAATTTCAGGCattgcagaatacatcatgagaaatgttggactggaagaaacacaagctgaaatcaagattgccgggagaaatatcaataacctcagctatgcagatgacaccaaccttacggcagaaagtgaagaggaactaaaagcctcttgatgaaagtaaaagaggagagtgaaaaaggtggcttaaagctcaacattcagaaaacgaagatcatgacctctggtcccatcactccacggcAAATCGATggagaaatggtggaaacagtgtgaaACTTTATTtactggggctccaaaatcactgctgatggtgatggtCAGCCATggtcagccatgaaattaaaagaagcttactccttggaagaaaagttatgaccaacctagatagcatattctaaagcagagacattactttgccgacacgactgagcgacttcactttcactcttcactttcatccattaggaaatggcaacccactccagcgttcttgccttgagaatcccagggacgggggagcctggtgggctgccgtctatggggtcgcacagagtcggacaggactgaagtgacttagtagtagtagtagtcaaggctatggtttttcctgtggtcatgtatggatgtgagagttgaactgtgaagaaggctgagcaccaaagaattgatgcttttgaactgtggtgttggagaagactcttgagagtcccttggactgcaaggagatcctaccagcccattctgaaggaggccaaccctgggatttctttggaaggaatgatgctaaagctgaaactccagtactttgaccacctcatgagaagagttgactcattggaaaagactctgatgctgggagggattggggcaggagaagagggggatgaccgaggatgagatggctggatggcatcactgactccatgaacgcgagtctgagtgacctccgggagttggtgatggacagggaggcttggcttctgcgattcatggggtcgcggagtcggacacgactgagcgactgaactgaacttccaacTTCTGCTTTCATATGATCTCTGAACTCCTAAAGTGATGGTGCTCAATCCTATCACATACAACACTCTTCCTATAACAAATACTGTAACTACTTTTCCGATACTTATACTGAAGTGGAATTTATAGATAATATAATCTACCAATACATATCTTAActgtaatataaaaaagaaaataaaaggaaggtatctgttaaaagaattaaaaaagagaaatgtggGAACTGATACAAAATTAGCCTTACTAAACTTGaatgagaatataaaaataacttgacCAATCACGTGCAACATGCGCCTTTTCAGaaagagatcaaaagaaagccaGTCTCAAGTGCCagatttgaaaaattttattccACGAACAACATTAAGCATTGTGGTAATTTGTGTTAAATGCCACAGAACATTGTAAAAATGGCTTAAGGAGACCGAGGCGACAAAGTGTTGAAAACAGCGATTCAAAAGAAGGCTCACGTCATCGGGAAGTGAACTTGTGTACCAATACCTTCACTGCGAGCCATAAGGAATAACTGACTTGTCCAATCAGAACGAGACTCTCTTTATATATACTGGAAAAAAGGGGTAGGGCTTCGTTTTCCCATCAGTTAGCGGCTCTTGGGAAATCCGTCATGGCTCGCACTAAGCAGACCGCTCGCAAATCCACCGGTGGTAAGGCGCCGCGCAAGCAGCTGGCCACCAAGGCGGCCCGCAAGAGCGCGCCGGCCACCGGCGGCGTGAAGAAGCCGCACCGCTACCGGCCCGGCACGGTGGCCCTGCGAGAGATCCGCCGCTACCAGAAGTCCACGGAGCTGCTGATCCGCAAGCTGCCGTTCCAGCGGCTGGTGCGCGAGATCGCGCAGGACTTCAAGACCGACCTGCGCTTCCAAAGCTCGGCTGTGATGGCGCTGCAGGAAGCGTGCGAGGCCTACCTGGTGGGGCTCTTCGAGGACACCAACCTGTGCGCCATCCACGCCAAGCGCGTCACCATCATGCCCAAGGACATCCAGCTCGCCCGCCGCATCCGCGGGGAGAGGGCGTAGATGTTTTCTTCTCCGATAAATAACCGAATTTCATCCCAAAGGCTCTTCTCAGAGCCACTACACTTTCTGGTAAGGAGTTGTGTACTGGTATCTCCATTTCGAACGAAGAGGAAACTTACCTCAAGAGATATTATTACAAGCTCTTTAATGAGAAGAGTTGGGTGGCTCTGAAAAGAGCCTTTAAGAAACttaatccttttatttttctactttctgggGGTCGCCTTTTTCGGCTGGACAGCTTTAAGCTTGGCTACCTTGGGCTTATGAACTTTAGCCTTGACTGGATTCTTGGC
It encodes the following:
- the LOC105603814 gene encoding histone H3.1 — its product is MARTKQTARKSTGGKAPRKQLATKAARKSAPATGGVKKPHRYRPGTVALREIRRYQKSTELLIRKLPFQRLVREIAQDFKTDLRFQSSAVMALQEACEAYLVGLFEDTNLCAIHAKRVTIMPKDIQLARRIRGERA